The segment TCTGACCCACCCTCACTTCCCCAGCCCTCCCGTAATCATATCCGTCGGCGGACCGTAGGCCTCCCGCATCAGGGCCTCAAAGAATTGCTTGTAATGAGAGAGCTGTTTCTTGGGGTGTCTCGGGTATTTAATCTGTTCCCACCAGTCCACCAGAAACGACAAAATGAGGCTCAGGCTCGCAAACCACAGCACGACCTTGAGGCTCAGCGGCTTCATGAATCTCACCGCCTTCAGCTCAAGTACATGCTTGAGGTCTTTAAATGTTTCCTCAACCTCAAACCGGTGGTAGTAAATCCGGATAATCTGGTCCCGGGTGCTGGTTTGGTCAGAGGTCAAAATATACCAAGGCTCACCGGTTTTAGGGTCATCACTCCGCACAACCCGCAGCTCCAGCTCGGCCAGCCGGATAGTCGTGTCGGTTGCCGCCAGATTCCGTACCGGCAACCATGTGTCGCTCAGCAGCACCCGCCTACCAGCTTTGAGCCGGATGTAAAACGTGGCCTTGTGCTCCACGAGCACCCGGACCAGATGTGTTCCACCGAAGCCTCGGTCAAAGACGAGCCGAGGCCAGAACCCGAGCATCTTGGCCCAAGCTACAAGCGCCGATTCAACCTGGCCGTACAAGGTCTCCTCAGACTTTGCCCGAGCCTGGCGCATAGCTTGCTTGCGCTTGGGCGCGTCAGGGTGGGCAGGTAATCCGAGTGAATACG is part of the Candidatus Saccharimonadia bacterium genome and harbors:
- a CDS encoding transposase, whose translation is MDRLTCNGGLANAFAEAVCGLGYIRPTSIVACDHSDFNGLSAFVGAVQTRRGRAIPCLVETTYSLGLPAHPDAPKRKQAMRQARAKSEETLYGQVESALVAWAKMLGFWPRLVFDRGFGGTHLVRVLVEHKATFYIRLKAGRRVLLSDTWLPVRNLAATDTTIRLAELELRVVRSDDPKTGEPWYILTSDQTSTRDQIIRIYYHRFEVEETFKDLKHVLELKAVRFMKPLSLKVVLWFASLSLILSFLVDWWEQIKYPRHPKKQLSHYKQFFEALMREAYGPPTDMITGGLGK